GAACTCACCAAACCCAAGCTTTTTCTgggtttcaaaattttctccgAATCCGAACGGGATTCAGCCGCGAGATGGAAGGCTAGTTTCTgagatgtttttgtttttgagataGGGAAGGCGAGCCATTCACGATACTCTATGATTTCTATTTGAGGTTGAAGACTGGAAcgatttggatgaattttggtttTGGGATTGTAGGGTTGATTTGCATGAACGCAGGTTTTcgtttcaatttcagggaaaatGGAGAGATTCGTCTGGGAACAGATGAAAAGGCTTTGTTCTGGAAACAAATGGAAAAGCCACGATGACCAACACGTATACATCAGGGGCAAATTAGTAAATTTAGGATACGTCGGTTGCACATGACTAACTCGGACTGAACTAACTTTAGGAACTAAGTTAGACTAGCTTAGACtaaactaagctggactaacttagtgaagcgtttggtgtagTATTGAATTAAgaactaaaatgataaaaataatattatttaattctatattttacatttttttctttttcttttacctttctagAACATCATTTCTCTCTAGTATGCTCTCCATTTTTTTCTCCTTCCCGTCcaaccaaggtataaaatatcgatgatatcggaaatatcggtagtccaaaaacacagaaatataaatgaaaatatcgggatattatcaatatcgataaaaattgaataaaaatcagggaaattgtaagaaaaacttgaaaatttttattgaaactttgcatgatgtttatttagtcaattatctattagtttatcacaaaaaattggaaggaaatgcattgcatgatggatttaactgatttaagttgattatatagcgagctggcaaacattgtgagtgtagaaaatatgtagtaattaatgaaagaaatttaaacacaccattatatagcgagctgacaaacattgtcagggttttgaattatttggatgcttttgaatgaaaccatcattatttttgtccatggtctgaaattgtacaagttgtaattgtaaaagttgtcaaggtgcaaaccacacacacacacagacacacgcacacagagatcacacacgcacacaaacatcacacacacacacagagagacTCTCGatcattctctcttctcccttctcccttctcccacacgcacacacacagatctatcgatccttctttcttctcccttctcccacacacacgcacagagacctcagtctctcgatccttctcccacatGGCCTTCTACTCATCCCTCGCCTTCCTCCTCGTCCGCGTCTTCCGCCTCGTCGATGCCGTATCTCTCTCGAAACTTTCATATCTTtcatttctctctgcaccgagacccacatacacacacgcacaccatcgcACCTGCTTGAGGAAGACACCATCATCATCAACAACCTCgtttttctccctctccttctagTCTCTGCAACTCGGCGAACACAGGAACCCTCCGGcgagtttcttgaatttctccgATTAGGTAAGCATCGGGTTTACCTCTTTATGTTCTAGATTAAAGCTTAGATGTGAAATTTAAGTTCTatctcgtgtttttgcaaggtttttgggatgaaatcGGCTCGAgaataggcacacccatcttcggcgaggccgtgggtgtcgacgaactttccgaacacctccgacCATTTCACCGCAAACGGAAGTTATAAAAACATTCCTTTCGTCttgtatttcattttgatacctagatcggagtctagggtgctCTTTTACAGTCTGCCGGAGTTGTAGAAGCtctggcgttcttctccgattcgCACATctccaaaatatcgcgatattatcgataatatcacgatattgtcgatattatcgataatatcgtgatattttgacgaaaactcaGTGGATAAGTATTAAAATATCAGTAACTCAAAAAACCGATATTAtcgcgaaatatcgccgataatatcagCATTTCATACCTTGCGTCCAACTGcctctctgtttctctcttTTTACTTTCTCTCTCATCACCAAATTCCATTCTTTTTCACCACTTTCTCCCTCATCATCAATTTCCATTCTTTTTCATTCATTCTCAAAAAAAGCTTCTGATTTGTCatatgagtttttttttctggATTTTTCACAAGCTTTTGAATTTCATTTGGGTTTTGGCATATTGGTATTTTTTGTCTTCTGGGTTTTGGCTGGCATCGTGGAGTTTGCCGACAATGTCTTGGCAGATGAAAGTGATGGTCGAGAACGATATTGAGAGTTGAGGAAGCCGAGGATCTGAGCAGAGGAGAAGCACTGCCTTTCGACAGTAAGATCGGCGATAAACTCGAGATGTGCACGGGAAAAGCAGATATGAGGTCTCATGATTCTGGGTTCTAGGCAAGGAGAAATGGAGAAAGTAGGAGAGAGTGAAACAGAGAGCGGAGAGAAGCAGTTCTTAGCTACTCCCATGGTTTTCGGGGACTCCCGCTAAGAACCTTTAGTGATGCCTTTAGTCTAGTCGAGTCCGGGCAAGTCTCATTAACACTAGTCCCGCATGATATCAAACATAGGACTGGACTAATAGTTAGTCCAGTCTAGTCCAATGacacttagtgagggcaaacaaatgCCCCCTTATTGTGCAATGCTGGGAAAAAATATGAAGATGGTAACAGTTGGACGGGCAAATTCGTCAAATCATTGTTAATAAATAGTGTTGGGAAaactgagttttagtatatataattttgcTTTCATTTACTTTTTAGGCAAGCTCAATCCTATTGATTGCAGCTTTCTCCATACCTCTAGGAAAAGCATGAAAAAAAAGGCTCGAATGGTACGATCCCTCCGTCACCCCAGAATGAAAAGGGCAATCTCGTAGTTCTTGGTCTATGAAGATACGTTGTTAGGTGCTCCAATGAATATTAAGTCCTTGTTTACTTGAGGCACAATGATTTGGTTCAGAAGGCAGATTAACGCATAACTTACATACACGCTCAAACAAAAACATTGTTTGTTCACGGCTTTCAATAGTGGCAAACCTattctatctttctctcaagcCATCTCGTGGCACTAAGACCAAAAACAACACTGCAAGCAAATGCGTGTTAAACCCCGTGCCCAAACTCCATCCGAGTTCTGGCACCAACtgctatatatatgcatgttctATTGTGCTATTTGAGCTgaataattaatatatgattTATTCCCAACTGCATAGTTGTTGTTTTATTGATCATAAAATCATAATATGGAAAGCAAACGCACAAcccaaattacatttttacattcTTAAAAGGATGGTagatccttttttatttttatttttttgtaggcAACTTAGGCGCTGGAGACTATACCTTCAAAAGAAACATCACAATAAGTCGATATTTTAGGCTTATAATGCCACAGGTTCCACTAGTGTGGAAACTATAAAATCTTTTAGCCCACCCTGAGCAATAGTGTAGCCATCTTCACACTTGTACACAACATCCATGACCCGAGCAAAATTGAGAATACGAATTAGCAGTGGCATGGGGACAGCGGTAGGGTGGAGGCACGCTTCGTTTATGTCCTTCCATGCTTTGTTCACTTGCCTTCTAAGTTCGATTACCGCTTCTTCTTTTGTGGCCCCATATTTCATCATGTAACAGGTCACAGCTGAGACCAGATGTTCATTCTCTTGCTCAAGCTAGTCAAACATGAGGATTAAGATTAGAAATGACCATTAATATAAGTATTAATCCAATCATAATAGTCATGCTTGTCAAGATTTCAGTTAGAGAGGCCAACAATCCACTACTAATGGGTCAAGAAGTGATATTATTCTAACTTAACCACTTGCTAGCCCATCAGGTGTAGAATTTTGTCACAAAAGCATTCCGTGTAATTAGAAGTGGAACCACTTAATATCAGTGTGAGACTTTTTACATGTGACAATTCTCGTTGATATACTATTTACATACACGATTAAGTACCTTGTGGTCCGCTATGTCATCCATGAGTCTGGCAACTGTTGATGCAGCCTTCACTGCTTGAGGGGAATTTAACAACCAATCAAAGGAGTCTATTGTAGCTTCTTCCATTCCAACAAAGGATGTGGTTATTAGCAACGGGTAGCCACTGGTCACGAGTGATATAGACATGTAATCATCCAGTGATGGTATGTGCTTCTGGCGGAACaatttgccttcaacgaagtAGCCTCTAACTTGTTTTTTCATCTGACACATGCCAGATCATGAGATTACAATAATTCTTAATCATTTCTACCGTTAATTCTGATATATAAAAGATTATATATAAGTAATTATTTGTTTCTATTCATATTGTGAAGTATTTGCAGCACGTTTCTCTGGCCTTGTAACAACTTTAGACTCAAAACTAAGCATATATTGAGGATTAGTACCGCTTCTATTGCATGGTGGATGTGATATAATTTCCCCTCGTGCACAAGCTTTTCATGAATTTCACTGTATATATCCAACAACGCCCGATAGCAGACTTTCATATACTCTGGTAGTTGATCCATCGCTGAGACATCCCACCTGATAAAGTAAAATATAAATCAGCTGTGCATAGTTAACGTTTTCCGTTTTGATAGGATGGTGATCTGAGGTAAGATAGCTTATATATGAGAGAATTTTAACTAATGATATATTCATACCTCTCAATAGCTTCAGTAAAGAGCTCTAGTTCCTCATTTGTGCCATATTCATCATAAACGTCATCGATAATGGATGTTATAGCAGTAACTTTGCATAATGTCCTCCTAGCAAAGGAATATTGGGGCTGAAAGTAAACTGACAGACTCCAGCAGAAGTAAACCTCAACCAATCTGTCTCTCACAAAAGGTAGCTTGTTTGGTATGTCCAAATCCTTCCACCACCTGAGTTACAAACATAATTATCTAGTAGATAGAGGTGGAGAGTTCTACTCTTCAGTAAGTGATATATATTGTTGAAtaagtaattaattaaccttgtgAGTTCGCTTAGTTCTTTCTGATGGACTCGTTGCAGTCGGTTGAAATCCAACTTGGCGAACGTTAGGAGAGTTTCATTCGGTGATTCTCTTAGTTCCTGGTAGACGGACAAGTAATACCTTGCTTCAACCCTTGGTAAACCCTTTCGGAGCTGTTGATTGAGGGCATGGGTTACTGTTTTTGCAAGTGGGGGGCTTAAACGGTTTGTAGCCGACTCAAGATGAGTGGTGGTGAAGGTTAGTGCCTCATCTAGTATCTCCTCTCCATGGATCCTAAGGTGTGTAGCTTCATACAGGCTTAATAGTCCTACAACATCATCAACGAGTGATTCCTTGAATTTTCCATCACCGTCCTTGAACTTGTTGAATAGATCTGCATGACCAACAAAATAGAAAATACAGAACCTCAAGAAACAtttagataaaaaataaaaaaaacaatcaaactATATGACTAGAACACCATCCAAGAGTACTTACCACATGTAATGTTATAACCTTGTTGTCTAAGCAATCGAAAACAAAGAGCAGCAGTGTACAGGTCATCCAAATCATAAGAGTTCTCGTGAATTTTCTGTAAAATTTCTTCAATCTCATTTCCAAAATAGTAAGACACACCTAAGCGTTGAACGTCATCAATCAAATTCAGCTTTTGTGAAACATTTTCAACTGATGTCGTTAGCATCCTTCTCACTTCTTCCTTCAGTTCTTGTACATGTTGTTCAAGTTCAGCATCCACTTCCTCCACAGGGTCACATTCATTtatgaaaaaagaaaacgaaTAACCTTTATGATGTGTCTGAATGAGGAGTTTTCGGAGCACCAAAAGATATAGACTAACAGATAATTATAAGTCTAGTAACGCATTACTATGCACCCATTGGGCTTGAATAGACGCATATatttaatttagaaaaaaaagggcaaataATTGTTTCATTAGCACACCACATGGAGTTAATTATAaaggtttatttttatttttatttttattttttatttttaactttcGTGAAAGTTGAATGGGTATAAAGTATGAGTCATGCTCTTCTAATGTTCTTATTTTGAGGTCCTAGGATCAAATGCAAATTAAAAGAAGCATATGACAGAAATTGAGTGATGTCactacaaacaaatttgaataaACAATTCTTACCATAAAACCATACGACAGAAAATGATCACCCCAAATACTAGTATAAAAAGTGGCTGAAGGCCGATGAACACTAAAAGTGTCATTTCGGTTTGAAGATTGAGATGGTGGAACATCGACAGAAGACATATTTCAAAGATTTCACAAGCCAAGTGTTAATGCTTTTTATATCAAGTGAGGGTGTCGGGTGTAGGTTGAGGAGTTCATAAGCTTTGGTATTTATAGTATCGCTGACTAGCAGTAGCTACCGCACCGACTGGAAATTTACCGGTCATCtcggttatatatatatatattttttatctaAACGAATTGAACCACAAATTATTTGTAAAAGAATTCTGAACTATATTTTGTTTGTTGGTCCCCCACTCAAAAAATAATTTGTCTCCTTTTCGATTTGacaaacttttatttttttatttttggaactaACAAACTCTATTGGGGCATGTCAAAATGGAAGAGACAAACCAAATAGCATTGTTCAAGTTTCAATTTGACaaacttttaatgaaaaacccttaaattttaatacgaagataaaaaaaaaacttaaattttaataaaatgacacaattttaatataaattttttttttaaaaaaacctcACTTGTAGGACCTGTGTGTCCATCACAAACACTGTTTATTAATAGAACACTATACgatttatgaaactaaatgatactatactatttattggtctagtttcataaatagtgcctaggtCTTGCTCCACTTTCgtaaatagtgcctagttcttggtcatgtttcataaatagtgtctaattattaagttcagtttcataaaaTAGTGTATAGTAATTGATacattttcataaatagtgtatattTCTTGGTCTGGTTTCATAATAAGTGCCTAATTATTTGTCCACTTTGATAAGGTTTGAAACTCATACCCTTTTTGGTCCTGTAAAAGCACCCATTGTGCCGAAAACGATGAACCCATAAGTGATCCTTTAGATCAAAAACTTGAGAAGATTATGTTctcaataattatatttaaaaaatgttttcaattaccaaattaaaattccCTCACAAGCTCAGTGAGCTTAGAGTTTTATCGCTGCCTTTCAATGAATTTGGTGGCGAAATTCCGAAGGAAATTTGGGGGTTGGGGAAGCTTGAAGTGCTTGATCTCGAGGGGAATTTGTTGAACGGAAATTTGCCCACCCGGTTTTTGGGTTTGAGGACGTTTAGGGTTTTGAATCTTGGGTTTAATAGAATCGGTAGGGAGATTCCTTTTTCGCTTTCAAAATTTGTGGATTTGGAGGTGCTGAATTTGGTAGTTAATGAAGTGAGTGGAACCATTGTCGGTAGAATTGGTGGGGAGACTCCCTTATGTCTCTTATTGTCGATCTGCTATATTATGTGGTTggattttaattgttttttttatacgaGCACATGTTTTATAAGGACCGACTCTTGGTGCCCACGTTTTTTGCGAAATTTAGAAGGGATTGAAGGTGAACAATCAACTAATGTTGTCCTCTCCTTGCTCCATTACATCACTCACGCTCTCTTGACATTGTTTGTGAGTGGCTCAACGTGGCCAAAACATTTTCTGAGACA
This region of Malus domestica chromosome 07, GDT2T_hap1 genomic DNA includes:
- the LOC103410286 gene encoding (-)-germacrene D synthase-like isoform X1 — translated: MSSVDVPPSQSSNRNDTFSVHRPSATFYTSIWGDHFLSYGFMEVDAELEQHVQELKEEVRRMLTTSVENVSQKLNLIDDVQRLDLFNKFKDGDGKFKESLVDDVVGLLSLYEATHLRIHGEEILDEALTFTTTHLESATNRLSPPLAKTVTHALNQQLRKGLPRVEARYYLSVYQELRESPNETLLTFAKLDFNRLQRVHQKELSELTRWWKDLDIPNKLPFVRDRLVEVYFCWSLSVYFQPQYSFARRTLCKVTAITSIIDDVYDEYGTNEELELFTEAIERWDVSAMDQLPEYMKVCYRALLDIYSEIHEKLVHEGKLYHIHHAIEAMKKQVRGYFVEGKLFRQKHIPSLDDYMSISLVTSGYPLLITTSFVGMEEATIDSFDWLLNSPQAVKAASTVARLMDDIADHKLEQENEHLVSAVTCYMMKYGATKEEAVIELRRQVNKAWKDINEACLHPTAVPMPLLIRILNFARVMDVVYKCEDGYTIAQGGLKDFIVSTLVEPVAL
- the LOC103410286 gene encoding (-)-germacrene D synthase-like (The RefSeq protein has 4 substitutions compared to this genomic sequence), producing MSSVDVPPSQSSNRNDTFSVHRPSATFYTSIWGDHFLSYGFMEVDAELEQHVQELKEEVRRMLTTSVENVSQKLNLIDDIQRLGVSYYFGNEIEEILQKIHENSYDLDDLYTATLCFRLLRQQGYNVTCDLFNKFKDGDGKFKESLVDDVVGLLSLYEATHLRIHGEEILDEALTFTTTHLESATNRLSPPLAKTVTHALNQQLRKGLPRVEARYYLSVYQELRESPNETLLTFAKLDFNRLQRVHQKELSELTRWWKDLDIPNKLPFVRDRLVEVYFCWSLSVYFQPQYSFARRTLCKVTAITSIIDDVYDEYGTNEELELFTEAIERWDVSAMDQLPEYMKVCYRALLDIYSEIHEKLVHEGKLYHIHHAIEAMKKQVRGYFVEGKLFRQKHIPSLDDYMSISLVTSGYPLLITTSFVGMEEATIDSFDWLLNSPQAVKAASTVARLMDDIADHKLEQENEHLVSAVTCYMMKYGATKEEAVIELRRQVNKAWKDINEACLHPTAVPMPLLIRILNFARVMDVVYKCEDGYTIAEGGLKDFIVSTLVEPVAL